In the Acanthopagrus latus isolate v.2019 chromosome 23, fAcaLat1.1, whole genome shotgun sequence genome, one interval contains:
- the atp5mc1 gene encoding ATP synthase F(0) complex subunit C1, mitochondrial, with amino-acid sequence MYACAKFVTSPAVLRGGSRVLARPVSVSLFSRPEATVEQQALLPVSQSAVLTRSFQTSAVSRDIDTAAKFIGAGAATVGVAGSGAGIGTVFGSLIIGYARNPSLKQQLFSYAILGFALSEAMGLFCLMVAFLILFAM; translated from the exons ATGTATGCCTGCGCCAAGTTTGTCACTTCTCCTGCCGTG ctGCGTGGAGGGTCCAGAGTCCTCGCCCGGCCAGTCTCAGTCTCCCTCTTTAGCAGACCTGAAGCCACAGTGGAGCAGCAG GCCCTGTTGCCAGTCAGCCAGTCTGCAGTCCTGACCCGCTCCTTCCAGACCAGCGCTGTCTCCCGGGACATCGACACTGCCGCCAAGTTCATTGGTGCTGGTGCTGCCACAGTGGGTGTGGCCGGCTCAGGAGCTGGAATTGGAACAGTGTTCGGCAGCCTTATCATTGGCTATGCCAG GAACCCCTCCCTGAAGCAGCAGCTCTTTTCCTACGCCATCCTGGGCTTTGCGCTGTCTGAGGCTATGGGTCTCTTCTGTCTGATGGTGGCGTTCCTCATCCTGTTCGCCATGTAA